A single Zootoca vivipara chromosome 1, rZooViv1.1, whole genome shotgun sequence DNA region contains:
- the METTL21A gene encoding protein N-lysine methyltransferase METTL21A isoform X1, whose protein sequence is MPGVPAPPKVGSRDEWKVSVDPASHKKMALVPYTADWGMQKLHKSSSTYCFANHTIEIQQNWKQLGVAAVVWDAAVVLCTFLEMGGIDLQGRLVIELGAGTGLLGIVAALLGAQVTITDRKAALALLESNVQANLPADVRPRTAVKELTWGRDLGSFSAGGYDFILGADIVYLEETFADLLETLDHLCSEQTVILLSCRLRYERDHKFLKMLNERFSVYEVHYDPANDVHIFRAQRKAQKADL, encoded by the exons ATGCCCGGTGTTCCCGCACCGCCGAAAGTTGGTTCCCGGGACGAGTGGAAGGTCTCCGTAGACCCCGCGTCAC ACAAAAAGATGGCCTTGGTTCCTTATACGGCTGATTGGGGGATGCAGAAGTTACACAAGTCTTCCTCTACATACTGTTTTGCCAACCACACCAtcgagatccagcagaactggaAGCAGCTGGGTGTTGCAGCTGTTGTGTGGGATGCG GCTGTGGTCTTGTGTACTTTCTTGGAGATGGGAGGCATTGATCTACAAGGACGCTTGGTGATTGAGTTAGGAGCCGGAACAggcttgctgggaattgtagctgcatTGCTTG GTGCTCAAGTCACAATCACAGACAGGAAGGCAGCCTTGGCTCTACTGGAGTCAAACGTCCAAGCTAATTTACCTGCTGACGTCCGGCCAAGGACAGCAGTAAAAGAACTGACTTGGGGCCGAGACTTGGGGAGCTTCTCCGCAGGAGGATATGACTTTATCTTGGGAGCAGACATCGTTTACCTGGAAGAAACATTTGCCGATCTTCTTGAAACACTGGACCATCTCTGTTCTGAACAGACGGTGATCCTACTATCGTGCCGCCTCCGTTATGAGCGAGACCACAAGTTCCTGAAGATGTTGAACGAACGGTTTTCAGTATATGAGGTGCACTATGACCCTGCTAATGATGTGCATATATTCAGAGCACAGAGGAAAGCCCAGAAAGCAGATCTGTGA
- the METTL21A gene encoding protein N-lysine methyltransferase METTL21A isoform X2, which yields MALVPYTADWGMQKLHKSSSTYCFANHTIEIQQNWKQLGVAAVVWDAAVVLCTFLEMGGIDLQGRLVIELGAGTGLLGIVAALLGAQVTITDRKAALALLESNVQANLPADVRPRTAVKELTWGRDLGSFSAGGYDFILGADIVYLEETFADLLETLDHLCSEQTVILLSCRLRYERDHKFLKMLNERFSVYEVHYDPANDVHIFRAQRKAQKADL from the exons ATGGCCTTGGTTCCTTATACGGCTGATTGGGGGATGCAGAAGTTACACAAGTCTTCCTCTACATACTGTTTTGCCAACCACACCAtcgagatccagcagaactggaAGCAGCTGGGTGTTGCAGCTGTTGTGTGGGATGCG GCTGTGGTCTTGTGTACTTTCTTGGAGATGGGAGGCATTGATCTACAAGGACGCTTGGTGATTGAGTTAGGAGCCGGAACAggcttgctgggaattgtagctgcatTGCTTG GTGCTCAAGTCACAATCACAGACAGGAAGGCAGCCTTGGCTCTACTGGAGTCAAACGTCCAAGCTAATTTACCTGCTGACGTCCGGCCAAGGACAGCAGTAAAAGAACTGACTTGGGGCCGAGACTTGGGGAGCTTCTCCGCAGGAGGATATGACTTTATCTTGGGAGCAGACATCGTTTACCTGGAAGAAACATTTGCCGATCTTCTTGAAACACTGGACCATCTCTGTTCTGAACAGACGGTGATCCTACTATCGTGCCGCCTCCGTTATGAGCGAGACCACAAGTTCCTGAAGATGTTGAACGAACGGTTTTCAGTATATGAGGTGCACTATGACCCTGCTAATGATGTGCATATATTCAGAGCACAGAGGAAAGCCCAGAAAGCAGATCTGTGA